The DNA window CTGCGCCCGGGCAAGCGGCACCCCGCCGCAGCTGACTTCAAACGGATCGTCGGGCGTCACGTCGAATGCGATCGTCTGGCCCACTTTCAGTGAATGAACGTCGGCGAGCCGCATATCCCGTTCACCCAGAACGGCGCACAGCTCGACTTCGGTGCGGAGAATCTCGGTGCGCATATGATCGCGCCAGGTCGTATCGCCGCCCAGCTTTTCGCCCATGAAACGCTGCGATAGCTTGCCGCGCACGGGCTCGAGCGTGGCAAAGGGCAGGAGAATGGTGAAATTGCCGCCCCGCCCATCCATGTCGACCGCAAAGGTCGCCGCGGAAGCGACGTTCGTAGGCCCGGCAATCGCGGCAAAGCGCGGACTGGTTTCGATCCGCTCCATCTCCATCGTAATGGGGGCGATGGGCTCGAACGCTGTGCTGAATTCGCGCAGCACCAGTTCGATCATTTTCGACACCAGCGTCGTCTCGATCGTGGTGAAACCGCGTCCCTCGATCTTGCGTGGGGCGGCGCCCTTGCGCCCGCCCAGCAGCGCATCGACCACTGCGTAGATCAGATTCGCCTCCACGGCGACGAGGCCGTAATCCTGCCAGGCGGGAACCCTGAACACCGCCAGCATCGAAGGCAGCGGGACACGGTTCATGAAGTCTCCGAACCGCACGGAGGCAATATCTTCGAGGGAGACCTCGATGGCGTCCGATGTGAGGTTGCGCATGCTGGTGGCGAACGAGCGCACCATGCGTTCGCACACCACTTCGAGCATCGGCAGCCTACCATGGCTGACGACGCGCGATTCGATCACCGCGCGCAGACCACTCTTTTGCTGGATATCCGCATTCGCGTCTCCGAACAGAGCGTCGATGCTCGCCTGATCAAACGTCGAATCCTCCGGTATATCCATCGCCGGCGGATCGGGAAGATCGAGGTCCACGAAGTCGTCGTCGGCCATCATTGCTGGATCAGGTCCTGTATGAGGACATCGGCTACAACACCTTTGCCCACCGCATCGGCGGCACGAAGGATCAGTTCTTCCTTGAGCCGGTAGACGGCTGCCGAGCCGGCCAGGTCTTCGGGGCGCAATTCGCGCAGGAAGGGCTGATAGCGATCGATGATCAGCGGAAGCTTGGTTTCGATTGTCTCCACGTCGTCGGGAGACTCTGCAGCAAGAAGAATGCGCAGCTTCAGAAAGCGGGCCTGACCGTCGTTGGTCCGCAAGTTCACCAGCAGCGGCTCGACTGCGACCAGCGCAACGTCAGTGCCTTCGCCAGAGGTATCGCCGTGCTCGCCATCCGTGTCTGAACCCGCGTGATCGCCGCCCATCAGATAAGCCGCCATACCGCCGCCAAACAGCAGCACCGCGCCCGTGGCGGCGATGATTTTCTGCTTTTTCGAGAAGCGCGAGGTCTTTTCGCCCTCGCCCGTCTTGGCCTTCTCTTCGGCCTTGGTGATCTCGGTGGTCACGGTTCTACCGCCTTCCTTTACCAAAAGTCTGCGGTCGCCCCGCCAGCTGGGTTTCTCTCCTATTATAGGATGGTGACCCGGCAAGATTTGCCTGGTCCGCTTTTTCGAAGCAGTTTTTTCGGAGCGGCAAGCCGATGGATATTTCCTCTTATGTCCTGCTCAGCCAGGAACAGGCGCTGAGGCGGCGCATGGACATCGTCGCCAACAATCTGGCCAACACGTCGACCGTCGGCTTTCGCCGCGAACAGCCGATGTTCCGCGAATATGTGGAACGGGCCGACGAGGCGATTGTCGACGATGCGAAGCCGACCTCCTTCGTGCTGGACTTCCGCGCGATCCACGACATGTCGCCAGGCGCTTTCCAGCCAACCGGCAATCCGCTCGACGTCATGATCGACGGACCGGGTTACCTCGCGGTCGCGCTGCCCGATGGCGCAGGCACAGCCTATACGCGAGCGGGCTTCGTAAACGTGCTCCAGACCGGCGAGCTGGC is part of the Alteriqipengyuania halimionae genome and encodes:
- the fliM gene encoding flagellar motor switch protein FliM, producing the protein MADDDFVDLDLPDPPAMDIPEDSTFDQASIDALFGDANADIQQKSGLRAVIESRVVSHGRLPMLEVVCERMVRSFATSMRNLTSDAIEVSLEDIASVRFGDFMNRVPLPSMLAVFRVPAWQDYGLVAVEANLIYAVVDALLGGRKGAAPRKIEGRGFTTIETTLVSKMIELVLREFSTAFEPIAPITMEMERIETSPRFAAIAGPTNVASAATFAVDMDGRGGNFTILLPFATLEPVRGKLSQRFMGEKLGGDTTWRDHMRTEILRTEVELCAVLGERDMRLADVHSLKVGQTIAFDVTPDDPFEVSCGGVPLARAQIGRQRNHVAIGIVETFAKGSPK
- a CDS encoding flagellar basal body-associated FliL family protein, whose protein sequence is MTTEITKAEEKAKTGEGEKTSRFSKKQKIIAATGAVLLFGGGMAAYLMGGDHAGSDTDGEHGDTSGEGTDVALVAVEPLLVNLRTNDGQARFLKLRILLAAESPDDVETIETKLPLIIDRYQPFLRELRPEDLAGSAAVYRLKEELILRAADAVGKGVVADVLIQDLIQQ